One segment of Cetobacterium sp. NK01 DNA contains the following:
- a CDS encoding glutathione ABC transporter substrate-binding protein: protein MKRKILLLSTLAVFLGFNFEAKADKNTLVIANGADAKTLDIHATNDAPSAKVSGQIYDTLVKQDTNMNIVPGLAESWTQVDDKTTEFKLRKGVKFHNGKELTADDVKFSLDRMKASPQVSHIIKAVDSVEVVDDHTVRVRTSTPFGPLLSHLSHNAAGILNKEAVEKAGGAYGQHPVGTGPYKFVSWQAGDRITLEVNPDYYLGKAPTEKVIFRSIVEGTNRTIGLETGEVDIAYDIDPVDKNMVRDNDRLELIEEPSLSTTYLGFNMEKDSLKDKKVRQAIAYALNTQDIADAVYQGSAQTANSSIGPKVFGYNPNAKAYEYNPEKAKELLKEAGYEKGLKLKLWINDNPIRRDIAVIAQDQLKQVGIDVTIETLEWGAFLDGTARGDHDLYILGWVSVTGDADYGLDPLFNSANKGGAGNRSFYSNPKVDELLVKGRSSVNPEERKTYYYEIQDIVQEEVPVLTLVYPTQNIGEQKAVEGFKMHPAGHHKVYGTYKTK from the coding sequence ATGAAGAGAAAAATACTTTTATTAAGTACTTTAGCAGTTTTTTTAGGTTTTAACTTTGAGGCAAAAGCTGATAAGAATACCCTAGTTATAGCTAATGGTGCAGATGCAAAAACATTGGATATACACGCAACAAACGATGCACCATCAGCAAAGGTTTCAGGACAAATTTATGATACATTAGTAAAGCAGGATACAAATATGAATATAGTACCTGGATTAGCGGAAAGTTGGACTCAAGTTGATGATAAAACAACAGAGTTTAAATTAAGAAAAGGAGTGAAATTTCATAACGGAAAAGAACTAACTGCAGATGATGTTAAGTTTTCCTTAGATAGAATGAAAGCTTCACCACAAGTTTCACACATAATAAAAGCTGTTGATTCTGTAGAAGTGGTTGATGATCATACGGTAAGAGTAAGAACATCGACACCATTTGGACCTTTATTAAGCCATTTGTCACACAATGCTGCGGGGATTTTAAATAAAGAAGCTGTTGAAAAAGCAGGGGGAGCGTATGGACAGCATCCAGTAGGAACAGGTCCGTATAAATTTGTTAGCTGGCAAGCGGGAGATAGAATAACATTAGAGGTGAATCCAGATTATTATTTAGGAAAAGCGCCTACAGAAAAAGTGATATTTAGAAGTATTGTAGAAGGAACAAATAGAACTATCGGATTAGAAACTGGAGAAGTTGATATAGCTTATGATATAGATCCAGTGGATAAGAATATGGTGAGAGATAATGATAGATTAGAGTTGATAGAAGAACCTTCACTATCAACAACATATTTAGGATTTAATATGGAAAAGGATTCTCTAAAAGATAAAAAAGTTAGACAAGCTATAGCATATGCCTTAAATACTCAAGATATAGCAGATGCAGTTTATCAAGGATCAGCACAAACTGCAAACTCATCAATTGGACCAAAAGTATTTGGGTATAATCCAAATGCAAAAGCATATGAATACAATCCAGAAAAAGCAAAGGAGTTATTAAAAGAAGCTGGTTATGAAAAAGGATTGAAATTAAAATTATGGATAAATGATAATCCTATAAGAAGAGATATAGCTGTAATAGCTCAAGATCAACTTAAGCAAGTAGGAATAGACGTGACAATTGAAACTTTAGAGTGGGGAGCATTTTTAGATGGAACAGCAAGAGGAGATCATGATCTGTATATTCTTGGATGGGTATCTGTAACAGGTGATGCAGACTATGGATTAGATCCATTATTTAACTCAGCAAATAAAGGTGGAGCTGGAAATAGATCATTCTATTCAAATCCAAAAGTAGATGAGTTATTAGTAAAAGGAAGAAGTAGTGTAAATCCTGAAGAGAGAAAAACTTATTACTATGAAATTCAAGATATTGTACAAGAAGAAGTGCCTGTATTAACACTTGTTTATCCAACGCAAAATATTGGAGAGCAAAAAGCTGTAGAAGGATTTAAAATGCATCCAGCAGGACATCATAAAGTTTATGGAACTTATAAGACAAAATAA
- a CDS encoding ABC transporter ATP-binding protein, whose translation MADKILEVKNLKKYFNTPKGLLHAVDGVSFSIERGKTLGVVGESGCGKSTTGRVVLRLLEATDGEIIFEGKNIREYGKSEMVRLREEMQIIFQDPYASLNPRMTISEIIAEPLIIHKKCKNKQELQEKVAKLMETVGLSERLTNTYPHELDGGRRQRIGIARALALNPKFIVCDEPVSALDVSIQAQVLNLMKDLQEEFGLTYMFITHDLSVVKHFSDDIAVMYLGELVEKAPAKELFKNPVHPYTKALLSAIPIPSIKYKMNRERLKGEITSPVNPGVGCRFRKRCSMAIPECGNSTPALREISPGHFYACHLVGKDDKKIEK comes from the coding sequence ATGGCAGATAAAATATTAGAGGTTAAGAATTTGAAAAAATACTTTAATACTCCAAAAGGACTTTTACACGCAGTAGATGGAGTTTCATTTTCTATAGAAAGAGGAAAAACACTAGGTGTTGTTGGTGAATCTGGATGTGGAAAGTCTACAACAGGAAGGGTTGTATTAAGACTTCTTGAAGCAACGGATGGAGAGATTATTTTTGAAGGTAAAAATATAAGAGAGTACGGAAAATCAGAAATGGTTAGACTAAGAGAAGAGATGCAAATAATATTTCAAGATCCTTATGCATCTTTAAATCCTAGAATGACAATTAGTGAAATTATTGCAGAACCATTGATTATACATAAGAAATGTAAGAATAAACAAGAATTGCAAGAGAAAGTAGCTAAATTGATGGAAACTGTTGGTTTAAGTGAAAGGTTAACAAATACATATCCTCATGAATTAGATGGTGGAAGAAGACAAAGAATAGGAATAGCAAGAGCTTTAGCTTTAAATCCAAAATTTATAGTTTGTGATGAGCCTGTTTCAGCTCTAGATGTTTCTATTCAAGCTCAAGTATTAAATCTTATGAAAGATTTACAAGAGGAGTTCGGACTTACATATATGTTTATAACTCATGATTTATCAGTTGTAAAACATTTTTCTGATGATATAGCAGTAATGTATTTAGGTGAACTTGTAGAAAAAGCTCCAGCAAAAGAGTTGTTTAAAAATCCAGTACATCCATATACAAAAGCATTATTATCAGCAATACCTATTCCTAGTATAAAATATAAAATGAACAGAGAACGATTAAAAGGAGAGATAACATCACCAGTTAATCCAGGAGTAGGATGCAGATTTAGAAAAAGATGTAGTATGGCTATTCCAGAGTGTGGAAATTCAACACCTGCATTAAGGGAGATATCACCAGGACATTTTTATGCTTGCCATTTAGTAGGTAAAGATGATAAAAAAATAGAAAAATAA
- the nikC gene encoding nickel transporter permease, protein MTTTKNENVGKKRSQWAELWKNLKRNKMALFGLIILVIIVLLAIFADQIANYDQVVIKQNLRMRLKPPSAQHWLGTDEFGRDIFARLVHGARVSLKVGLIAVGIAIVIGGFLGAIAGYYGGKLDNIIMRVMDIFLAVPSILLAIAIVSALGPNLLNLMIAVSISSVPRYARIVRASVLSIRDQEFIEAARAIGASDARIIFRHIIPNSLAPVIVQGTLGVANAILSTAGLSFIGLGIQPPAPEWGSMLSGGRQYLRYAWWVTTFPGVSIMITILSLNLLGDGLRDALDPRLKQ, encoded by the coding sequence GTGACTACGACAAAGAATGAGAATGTGGGGAAAAAAAGAAGTCAATGGGCAGAGTTATGGAAAAATTTAAAAAGAAATAAAATGGCTTTATTTGGATTAATAATTCTAGTGATTATAGTTTTACTAGCAATATTTGCAGATCAAATTGCAAACTATGATCAAGTTGTAATAAAGCAAAATTTAAGAATGAGGTTAAAACCACCTTCAGCACAACATTGGTTAGGGACTGATGAATTTGGAAGAGATATTTTTGCTAGATTAGTTCATGGAGCTAGAGTTTCTTTAAAAGTTGGTTTGATAGCAGTTGGGATAGCAATTGTAATTGGTGGTTTTTTAGGAGCTATAGCAGGATATTATGGTGGTAAATTAGATAATATAATAATGAGAGTAATGGATATATTTTTAGCTGTGCCTAGTATATTATTAGCAATTGCTATAGTGTCAGCATTAGGACCAAATCTTTTAAATTTAATGATAGCTGTTAGTATATCTTCTGTACCTAGATATGCTAGAATAGTAAGAGCATCTGTTTTATCTATAAGGGACCAAGAATTTATCGAAGCTGCTAGAGCTATTGGAGCAAGTGACGCAAGAATAATTTTTAGACATATTATTCCAAATTCTTTAGCTCCAGTTATTGTTCAAGGAACTTTAGGAGTTGCAAATGCAATATTATCAACAGCAGGATTAAGTTTTATCGGATTAGGAATTCAACCGCCAGCTCCTGAGTGGGGATCAATGTTATCAGGAGGAAGACAATACTTAAGATACGCGTGGTGGGTAACAACATTTCCAGGAGTATCAATAATGATAACGATATTATCTTTAAATCTTTTAGGGGATGGATTAAGAGATGCACTAGATCCAAGATTAAAACAATAA
- a CDS encoding ABC transporter ATP-binding protein yields MEKLLTIKNLSINYETNEEKVLAVTDLEIELGEGETLGLVGETGAGKTTTALGIMRLVPNPPGKILSGEINFQGRNLLTISEEDMRAIRGRQISMIFQDPMTSLNPVLTVGDQIAEVIQIHEKLSTKDAMEKASEMLELVGIPGNRLNDYPHQFSGGMKQRVVIAIALACNPKLLIADEPTTALDVTIQAQVLDLMNDLKEKLKTSMLLITHDLGVVAQVCDKVAIMYAGEIVESGTLYDIFEKPKHPYTHGLFDSIPSLDEEVTRLKPIKGLMPDPTDLPSGCRFHPRCPYAQSECSKQSPRTTDENGHKVKCLAYEGVINVPELQRGRNGR; encoded by the coding sequence ATGGAAAAATTATTAACTATAAAAAATTTATCTATAAATTATGAGACAAATGAAGAGAAGGTTTTAGCTGTTACTGATTTAGAAATTGAATTAGGAGAAGGAGAAACATTGGGATTAGTTGGTGAAACTGGAGCGGGGAAAACAACGACAGCTTTAGGAATAATGAGGCTAGTTCCAAATCCACCAGGGAAAATATTATCAGGAGAAATAAATTTTCAAGGTAGAAACTTATTAACTATTTCAGAAGAAGATATGAGGGCTATTAGAGGTAGACAAATAAGTATGATTTTCCAAGATCCTATGACATCTTTGAATCCGGTATTAACAGTAGGAGATCAAATTGCAGAAGTTATTCAAATACATGAAAAGCTTTCTACAAAAGATGCAATGGAAAAAGCTAGTGAAATGTTGGAATTAGTAGGAATACCTGGGAATAGACTAAATGATTATCCTCATCAGTTTTCAGGTGGAATGAAGCAAAGAGTTGTAATAGCAATAGCTTTAGCTTGTAATCCAAAACTTTTAATAGCAGATGAACCAACAACAGCTTTAGATGTTACAATTCAAGCTCAAGTATTGGATTTAATGAATGATTTAAAAGAAAAATTAAAAACATCAATGTTATTAATAACTCATGATTTGGGTGTTGTTGCTCAAGTATGTGATAAAGTGGCTATTATGTATGCAGGAGAGATTGTAGAATCAGGAACACTATATGATATATTTGAAAAACCAAAACATCCATATACACATGGTTTGTTTGACTCAATACCAAGCTTAGATGAAGAAGTAACAAGATTAAAACCAATAAAAGGATTGATGCCTGATCCTACAGATTTACCATCAGGGTGTAGATTTCATCCTAGATGCCCATATGCTCAAAGTGAATGTTCAAAACAAAGCCCTAGAACAACTGATGAAAATGGACATAAAGTAAAATGTTTAGCTTATGAAGGGGTAATCAATGTACCAGAGCTACAAAGGGGGAGAAATGGCAGATAA
- a CDS encoding DUF2147 domain-containing protein: MKKIILLFMLILTALTFSKEDDIQGKWITEKAKNGNQIIVEFYKINNKYFGKINQLTIPTYEKGHKLEGKNKMDLANPDEKLKTRPLVGINFVSDFTYNTEKDRFENGFIYNPENGKTYYCSISFKNPNTIVVKGSLDRSGFIGSKQIWKKIK; the protein is encoded by the coding sequence ATGAAAAAAATAATTTTACTATTTATGTTAATTTTAACTGCCTTAACTTTCTCAAAAGAAGATGATATTCAAGGAAAATGGATAACAGAAAAGGCAAAAAATGGAAACCAAATAATTGTTGAGTTTTATAAAATCAATAATAAATATTTTGGAAAAATAAATCAATTAACTATCCCTACATATGAAAAGGGTCATAAGTTAGAAGGAAAAAATAAGATGGATTTAGCTAACCCTGATGAAAAACTAAAAACAAGACCTCTTGTTGGTATAAATTTTGTTAGTGATTTCACATACAATACTGAAAAAGATAGGTTTGAAAATGGATTTATTTATAATCCAGAAAATGGAAAAACTTACTACTGTTCTATCTCTTTTAAAAATCCAAATACTATTGTTGTAAAAGGAAGTTTAGATAGATCTGGATTTATAGGTTCTAAACAAATTTGGAAAAAAATTAAATAG
- the nikB gene encoding nickel ABC transporter permease has protein sequence MYKYIIKRILLLIPVLLGVSFLVFTIMSFTPGDPAQLILGESAPKEAVAQLRMEMGLNDPFIVQYLRFVKNAVVGNFGQSYTTGREVFGEIFSRFPNTLILAVLGIIIAVCIGIPLGIISATKQYTLIDSVSMIGALLGVSMPVFWLGLMLILTFSVNLRWLPSGGFDGFKSLILPSLTLGVGSAAIITRMTRSSMLEVIRQDYIRTARAKGVAEKVVINKHALKNALIPVITVVGLQFGGLLGGAVLTESVYSWPGVGRMMVDAIRQKDTPTVLASVIFLAVTFSVVNLAVDILYAYVDPRIKSQYK, from the coding sequence ATGTACAAATATATAATTAAGAGAATATTATTGTTAATACCTGTACTGTTAGGTGTTTCGTTTTTAGTATTTACAATAATGTCATTTACACCAGGAGATCCAGCACAGCTTATATTAGGGGAAAGTGCACCAAAAGAAGCTGTAGCACAACTAAGAATGGAGATGGGATTAAATGATCCATTTATAGTTCAATACTTAAGATTTGTTAAAAATGCAGTAGTAGGAAATTTTGGACAATCTTATACAACAGGAAGAGAAGTGTTTGGAGAGATATTTTCAAGATTTCCAAATACATTAATACTAGCAGTCTTAGGAATAATTATAGCTGTTTGCATTGGAATTCCATTGGGAATAATCTCTGCAACAAAACAGTACACATTAATTGATAGTGTAAGTATGATAGGAGCTTTATTAGGTGTGTCCATGCCAGTTTTTTGGCTAGGATTAATGCTTATTTTAACATTTTCAGTTAATTTAAGATGGTTACCTTCTGGAGGATTTGATGGATTTAAAAGTTTGATTTTACCATCTCTTACTTTGGGAGTAGGATCAGCAGCCATAATTACTCGTATGACTCGTTCTTCAATGTTAGAAGTTATAAGACAAGATTATATAAGAACAGCCAGAGCTAAAGGTGTAGCAGAAAAAGTTGTTATAAATAAACATGCATTAAAAAATGCATTAATTCCCGTAATAACAGTAGTTGGACTACAGTTTGGAGGACTTTTAGGTGGGGCTGTATTAACAGAATCAGTTTATTCATGGCCAGGTGTAGGAAGAATGATGGTTGATGCCATAAGACAAAAGGATACACCAACAGTTTTAGCATCTGTAATTTTCTTGGCAGTGACATTTAGTGTTGTAAATCTAGCTGTAGATATACTATACGCTTATGTAGACCCAAGAATAAAATCGCAATACAAATAG
- a CDS encoding nucleoside kinase has protein sequence MEKFESRKYHLTAKLILLKAINDIYPEFQLTFRNSLNNGVYITIKGKKYITEDEIKKIEVRMSEIVLESLTIKKINFSSEIITKKHLENIREDLKELLETTGIISFFVYELDNYRTYFIEELYENTKYIDIFDLYPYDEGFIFKTPKNINGVIQIPPMIDDRKLAKVYKESSKWNDIMQVSCVGSLNRINLQGDIVELIRVNETLHDKKITKIAEKILEDRDIKIVTIAGPSSSGKTTFSNRLKLHLMASEIRPLMISLDDYYVNRDEIPLDKDGKRDFETIKALDIELLNKNLKDLMLEKEVELPKYDFTSGQRKEKGENVKISKNTVIILEGIHGLNNTLIEGISQSHIFKIYISCLTQLNIDSHNRIKTSIVRKMRRIVRDSISRNFDAEETLEMWDRVRKGESKNIFPYQENADIIFDTSLAYEIGVLKPAVERELIKIKMESPHYDEARKLLRLLSYFTTISERYVPDESILKEFIGGSYFYNY, from the coding sequence ATGGAGAAGTTTGAAAGTAGAAAATATCATTTGACGGCAAAATTAATTTTATTAAAAGCTATAAATGATATTTATCCAGAGTTTCAATTGACTTTTAGAAATTCTTTGAATAATGGAGTGTATATAACTATAAAAGGAAAAAAATATATAACAGAGGATGAAATAAAAAAAATAGAAGTAAGAATGAGTGAAATAGTTTTAGAGTCACTAACTATAAAAAAAATTAATTTTAGTTCTGAAATTATAACTAAAAAACATTTGGAAAATATAAGAGAGGATTTAAAAGAACTTTTAGAAACGACAGGAATAATATCATTTTTTGTATATGAGTTAGATAATTATAGAACATATTTTATAGAAGAATTATATGAAAATACAAAGTATATAGATATTTTTGATTTGTACCCATACGATGAAGGATTTATTTTTAAGACGCCTAAGAATATTAACGGAGTTATTCAAATTCCACCAATGATAGATGATAGAAAATTGGCTAAAGTTTATAAGGAAAGTTCTAAATGGAATGATATAATGCAAGTATCATGTGTAGGAAGTTTAAATAGAATAAATTTGCAAGGAGATATAGTTGAATTAATAAGAGTTAATGAAACTTTACATGATAAAAAAATTACTAAAATAGCTGAAAAGATATTAGAGGATAGAGATATAAAAATAGTGACAATAGCTGGTCCAAGTTCCTCTGGAAAAACAACATTTAGTAATAGATTAAAACTCCATTTAATGGCTTCTGAAATAAGACCACTAATGATATCGTTAGATGATTATTATGTAAATAGAGATGAAATCCCATTAGATAAGGATGGAAAAAGAGATTTCGAAACAATAAAAGCTTTGGATATAGAACTTTTAAATAAAAATTTAAAAGATCTTATGTTAGAAAAAGAAGTAGAATTACCAAAATATGATTTTACAAGTGGGCAAAGAAAAGAAAAAGGGGAGAATGTAAAAATATCAAAGAATACAGTTATTATTTTAGAGGGTATTCATGGTTTAAATAATACCTTGATTGAAGGAATATCTCAGAGTCATATTTTTAAAATATATATAAGTTGTTTAACTCAACTAAATATTGACTCTCATAATAGGATAAAAACTAGTATTGTCAGAAAAATGAGAAGAATAGTTAGAGATAGTATTTCAAGGAATTTTGATGCTGAAGAAACTCTAGAAATGTGGGATAGAGTAAGAAAGGGAGAGAGTAAAAATATATTTCCTTATCAAGAAAATGCAGATATAATTTTTGATACTAGTTTAGCCTATGAAATTGGAGTATTAAAGCCAGCTGTAGAAAGAGAGTTGATTAAAATAAAAATGGAGAGTCCACACTATGATGAGGCTCGAAAACTTTTAAGATTATTAAGCTATTTTACAACAATTTCAGAAAGATACGTGCCAGATGAATCTATACTAAAAGAATTTATAGGAGGAAGTTATTTTTATAATTACTAA
- the folP gene encoding dihydropteroate synthase → MIFSSLGKSFSLNNETLIMGILNVTPDSFSDGGSFNSLDLAFEHAKTLLSQGAHIIDIGGQSTRPGHAEVELDVELNRVIPIIKKISKELNCIISIDTYRHQVAEAALKAGAHIINDIWGLQKDNGEMAKVAAKYDCVVIAMHNQDSKIYQDDIILSMKKFFKKTFEIAEKNGVNTNKIIIDPGIGFGKGYDENIEVLNRLNEISFIAPILLGVSKKGFIGKDLNLSPQERIEGTIAVNSLGILNGAKIIRVHDVLEHKKALSIVDKIVYFKKNIL, encoded by the coding sequence ATGATTTTTTCTTCATTAGGAAAAAGTTTTTCTTTAAATAACGAAACTTTAATTATGGGAATCTTAAATGTTACACCAGATTCTTTTTCAGATGGCGGTTCTTTTAATTCATTAGATTTGGCTTTCGAACATGCTAAAACTCTTCTTTCTCAAGGGGCACATATTATAGATATAGGCGGACAATCAACTCGACCTGGTCACGCAGAAGTTGAATTAGATGTTGAACTGAATAGAGTTATTCCTATTATAAAAAAGATCTCAAAAGAACTAAATTGCATTATTTCTATCGACACTTATCGTCACCAAGTTGCCGAGGCAGCACTTAAAGCTGGAGCTCATATAATTAATGATATTTGGGGACTTCAAAAAGATAATGGCGAAATGGCTAAAGTGGCAGCTAAGTATGATTGTGTTGTTATAGCTATGCACAATCAAGATTCTAAAATTTACCAAGATGATATAATTTTATCTATGAAGAAGTTTTTCAAAAAAACCTTCGAAATTGCTGAAAAAAATGGAGTTAATACAAATAAGATAATTATTGATCCTGGTATTGGTTTTGGAAAAGGGTATGATGAAAATATTGAAGTTTTAAATAGATTAAATGAAATATCTTTCATAGCCCCTATTCTTTTAGGTGTATCAAAAAAAGGATTTATAGGTAAAGATTTAAACCTATCTCCTCAGGAAAGAATCGAAGGAACTATTGCTGTTAATAGTTTAGGTATTTTAAATGGTGCTAAAATTATAAGAGTACACGATGTACTCGAGCATAAAAAAGCTTTATCTATAGTTGATAAAATTGTGTATTTCAAAAAAAATATTTTATAA
- the folK gene encoding 2-amino-4-hydroxy-6-hydroxymethyldihydropteridine diphosphokinase gives MDKIYIENLEFIGNHGVFPEEKFLQQKFIICVEMETCTRKAGLGDDLTYSTHYGLVAEDIEKIFFSKSFDLIEALAENIAEMILSKYYLINSVKVTVKKPWAPIQKHFDFVAIEVTRSRNISYLSIGTNIGDLKANLNTAITYISNLKNTKILKTSNFLETEPFGDIIQDNFLNACLEIETLFTPQELLKELLNIELLMGRVRDIKWGPRIIDIDILLFNNLIVQDENLAIPHPWMCERSFVLDPLNEIAPNVVHPLENKYISVLKRILDKSI, from the coding sequence ATGGATAAAATATATATTGAAAATTTAGAATTTATAGGAAATCATGGTGTTTTTCCAGAAGAAAAATTTCTTCAACAAAAATTTATTATCTGTGTTGAAATGGAAACTTGTACTAGAAAAGCTGGTCTTGGAGATGATTTAACTTATTCAACTCACTACGGACTTGTAGCTGAAGATATAGAGAAAATATTTTTTTCAAAATCTTTCGATTTAATTGAAGCTCTTGCTGAAAATATTGCAGAAATGATTCTTTCAAAATATTATCTTATTAACAGTGTTAAAGTTACAGTAAAAAAACCTTGGGCACCAATTCAAAAACACTTTGATTTTGTGGCAATAGAAGTTACTCGTTCTAGAAATATTTCGTATCTTTCTATTGGAACAAATATTGGTGATTTAAAGGCAAATTTAAATACAGCTATTACTTATATTTCAAACTTAAAAAATACAAAAATTTTAAAAACAAGTAATTTTTTAGAAACAGAACCATTTGGGGATATTATTCAAGATAATTTTTTAAATGCATGTCTTGAAATTGAAACACTCTTTACTCCTCAAGAACTTCTAAAAGAACTTTTAAATATCGAACTTCTAATGGGAAGAGTTCGAGATATAAAGTGGGGACCTCGAATTATTGATATAGACATTCTTCTCTTCAATAATTTAATTGTTCAAGATGAAAATTTAGCAATTCCTCATCCCTGGATGTGTGAACGTTCATTTGTTTTAGATCCTTTGAATGAAATAGCACCAAATGTAGTTCATCCCTTAGAAAATAAGTATATCTCTGTACTAAAAAGAATCTTAGATAAGTCTATATAG